A window of the Alkalidesulfovibrio alkalitolerans DSM 16529 genome harbors these coding sequences:
- a CDS encoding 4Fe-4S binding protein, whose amino-acid sequence MTLRGAVQAVSLAAFVLLVLGAAEALLGQPGRDLFVRLDPAAALVTLLADRSLTVKIAPGLVVLATGLVLGRAFCGFVCPLGATIDATDRLLRHFRTSPPRLPAWPKFAVLAAMLAAAAFGVSLAFAAAPLPLAARLYGLAVQPPLALAADLGLHLFAPLAREAGMLGLAYAEIPVPAYDTLVFVLVFFTLVIGAGAFVRRAWCRMLCPAGAGLGLLALASPFRRRVSSACTACGRCARVCPSGAIQPGPRQDFAATRHVECFACLRCRDACPERAISFMPRAGRNAATTAPTGSPGFSPLRRAIIGGAATGAGLAVLGLAGPALGRPAGVVRPPGSLPEDDFLARCVRCGLCAAACPTNTLQPAWFAAGGLGLFSPVVTPAVGFCNPACHACAPACPTAAILPLGEERTFAKIGTAEVVRKKCLAWEDKKKCLVCDEVCPYDAVDLKPEPGNPVAVPHVDEKRCAGCGFCERYCPVPGEKAIVVRPKDAIRLRRGSAAQAAQARGLRLEFKPKEPGALVFDEDYEGLPPGFSE is encoded by the coding sequence ATGACTCTGCGCGGCGCGGTCCAGGCCGTCTCCCTGGCCGCCTTCGTCCTTCTGGTTCTGGGCGCGGCCGAGGCCCTGCTGGGCCAGCCGGGCCGTGACCTCTTCGTGCGGCTCGATCCTGCGGCCGCGCTCGTCACCCTCCTGGCCGACCGTTCGTTGACCGTGAAGATCGCGCCGGGACTCGTCGTGCTGGCCACGGGACTCGTGCTCGGCCGCGCCTTCTGTGGCTTCGTCTGCCCCCTGGGCGCGACCATCGACGCCACGGACCGGCTGCTTCGCCACTTCCGGACCTCGCCGCCGCGCCTGCCCGCGTGGCCCAAGTTCGCCGTGCTCGCGGCCATGCTCGCGGCCGCCGCGTTCGGCGTGTCGCTGGCCTTCGCCGCCGCCCCCTTGCCCCTGGCCGCGCGGCTCTACGGCCTGGCCGTGCAGCCGCCCCTGGCCCTTGCGGCCGACCTGGGACTGCATCTTTTCGCGCCGCTGGCCCGCGAGGCCGGAATGCTCGGCCTAGCCTACGCCGAAATCCCGGTGCCGGCTTACGACACCCTCGTTTTCGTGCTGGTCTTTTTCACGCTGGTCATCGGGGCGGGAGCCTTCGTCCGCCGCGCCTGGTGCCGGATGCTCTGCCCGGCCGGGGCCGGGCTCGGCCTTTTGGCCCTGGCCTCGCCCTTCCGGCGGCGCGTCTCAAGCGCCTGCACGGCCTGCGGCCGCTGCGCGCGCGTCTGCCCGTCCGGGGCCATTCAGCCCGGGCCAAGGCAAGACTTCGCGGCCACCCGCCATGTGGAGTGCTTCGCCTGCCTGCGCTGCCGCGACGCCTGTCCGGAGCGGGCCATATCCTTCATGCCCAGGGCGGGTAGGAACGCGGCCACGACCGCCCCCACGGGCTCGCCCGGATTCTCGCCGCTGCGCCGGGCCATCATCGGCGGGGCCGCGACCGGCGCGGGCCTGGCCGTGCTCGGCCTCGCCGGTCCGGCGCTCGGACGGCCAGCAGGCGTGGTGCGCCCGCCCGGCAGCCTTCCCGAGGACGATTTCCTGGCCCGCTGCGTGCGCTGCGGGCTGTGCGCCGCGGCCTGTCCCACGAACACGTTGCAGCCCGCCTGGTTCGCGGCCGGAGGGCTCGGCCTCTTCAGCCCGGTGGTCACGCCCGCCGTCGGATTCTGCAATCCCGCCTGCCACGCCTGCGCCCCGGCCTGCCCCACTGCGGCCATCCTGCCCCTGGGCGAGGAGCGCACCTTCGCCAAAATCGGCACGGCCGAAGTGGTGCGCAAAAAATGCCTGGCCTGGGAGGACAAGAAGAAGTGTCTGGTCTGCGACGAAGTCTGCCCCTACGACGCGGTGGACCTGAAACCCGAGCCCGGCAATCCCGTGGCCGTGCCGCACGTGGACGAAAAGCGCTGCGCGGGCTGCGGCTTTTGCGAGCGTTACTGCCCGGTGCCGGGCGAAAAGGCCATCGTGGTACGGCCAAAAGACGCCATCCGCCTGCGCCGGGGCAGCGCGGCCCAGGCGGCGCAGGCCCGCGGCCTGCGCCTGGAGTTCAAGCCCAAGGAGCCCGGCGCGCTCGTCTTCGACGAGGACTACGAAGGCCTGCCGCCGGGCTTTTCGGAATAG
- a CDS encoding SulP family inorganic anion transporter, producing MLTKIFPFLDWFKGYGGSALRADALAGLTVALVLIPQSMAYAQLAGMPAYYGLYAALLPPMIAALFGSSRQLATGPVAVVSLMTAASLAPLATQGSEHYIAYAILLALLVGVFQLLLGVLKLGLVVNFLSHPVVGGFTNAAAIIIATSQLSKMFGVSVDTAEHHYETIMAVVSSAINYTHWPTFLMGALAFALMFGLKKTMPKIPGVLVAVALTTLISWAFGFNHDTRAPLSSVQSSEAVELVQRFNTAVTSVTPLAEKRTMLNAQLDQAQASGDGLLVLDVKHQLDVLAVEMTRLQEEAHLHRESLRLMLFEGVDQGSGLSFYPKGEVPAGLSGDGRTWRIRVGNRPIDERGLLMTGGGAIVGSIPSGLPDFSIPALDIPVILKLFPYAAIIALLGFMEAISIAKAMAAKTGQRLDPNQELIGQGMANILGSIGQSYPASGSFSRSAVNLQAGAQTGFSSVFTSLAVLVVLFFFTPLLYHLPQSVLAAVIMMAVIGLINVSGIVHAWKAQWYDGVIALISFLCTLAFAPHLDKGIMVGVALSLAVFLYKSMRPTVTSLSRTEDQALRSAGLHGLKECAYIDLIRFDGPLFFANASFLEDQITSRMSAKKDLRHIIIAASGIADMDASGEETLSLLVDRVRSAGIDISLSGVNESVMKVLERTHLIEKIGRDHVYPTMDRAVCSVHAEAHRDSREENCPLTNVCRLA from the coding sequence ATGCTGACGAAAATCTTTCCTTTTCTCGACTGGTTCAAGGGGTACGGAGGGTCGGCGCTCAGGGCCGACGCCTTGGCCGGACTCACGGTGGCCCTGGTGCTCATCCCGCAATCCATGGCCTACGCCCAGCTTGCGGGCATGCCAGCCTACTACGGGCTCTATGCGGCCCTGCTACCGCCGATGATTGCGGCACTCTTCGGCTCCAGCCGACAACTCGCCACCGGACCGGTGGCCGTGGTTTCGCTCATGACCGCCGCCTCTCTCGCCCCGCTGGCCACACAGGGCAGCGAGCACTACATCGCCTACGCCATCCTCCTGGCGCTGCTCGTGGGCGTCTTCCAGCTTCTTCTGGGCGTGCTCAAGCTCGGCCTCGTGGTCAATTTCCTCTCGCACCCCGTGGTCGGCGGCTTCACCAACGCGGCCGCCATCATCATCGCCACTTCGCAGCTTTCCAAGATGTTCGGCGTTTCAGTGGACACGGCCGAGCACCACTACGAAACGATCATGGCCGTGGTCTCATCGGCCATCAATTACACCCACTGGCCAACATTCCTGATGGGGGCGCTGGCCTTCGCGCTCATGTTCGGCCTGAAAAAGACCATGCCCAAAATTCCAGGCGTCCTCGTGGCCGTGGCCCTGACCACGCTCATCTCCTGGGCCTTCGGTTTCAACCACGACACCCGCGCGCCGCTTTCATCCGTGCAGTCCTCCGAGGCGGTGGAACTCGTCCAGCGCTTCAACACCGCCGTCACGAGCGTCACACCCCTGGCGGAAAAGAGAACCATGCTGAACGCCCAACTCGACCAGGCTCAAGCCTCGGGCGACGGCCTGCTGGTTCTGGACGTCAAGCATCAGCTCGACGTGCTCGCCGTGGAGATGACTCGACTGCAGGAAGAGGCCCACCTGCACCGCGAGAGCCTGCGGCTGATGCTTTTCGAGGGGGTGGATCAGGGAAGCGGACTATCCTTCTATCCCAAGGGTGAAGTACCGGCCGGTCTCTCCGGCGACGGCCGCACCTGGAGAATCAGGGTTGGCAACAGGCCGATCGACGAACGCGGCCTGCTCATGACAGGCGGCGGGGCCATCGTCGGCTCCATTCCGAGCGGCCTGCCCGACTTCTCGATTCCTGCCCTCGATATCCCTGTCATCCTCAAGCTCTTCCCCTACGCCGCGATCATCGCCCTGCTCGGCTTCATGGAGGCCATCTCCATCGCCAAGGCCATGGCCGCCAAAACAGGCCAGCGGCTGGATCCGAACCAGGAACTCATCGGCCAGGGCATGGCCAACATCCTCGGCTCCATAGGCCAGAGCTACCCTGCCTCGGGTTCCTTCTCCCGCTCGGCCGTCAACCTTCAGGCCGGAGCGCAGACCGGATTCTCCAGCGTGTTCACGAGCCTCGCCGTGCTCGTCGTTCTCTTTTTCTTCACGCCTCTGCTCTACCACCTTCCCCAGAGCGTGTTGGCGGCGGTGATCATGATGGCCGTCATCGGCCTGATCAACGTTTCCGGTATCGTGCACGCCTGGAAGGCACAGTGGTACGACGGCGTCATTGCCCTGATCTCGTTCCTGTGCACCCTGGCCTTCGCCCCGCATCTGGACAAGGGCATCATGGTCGGCGTCGCGCTTTCGCTGGCGGTGTTCCTGTACAAGAGCATGCGGCCCACCGTGACCTCTCTCTCGCGCACAGAGGACCAAGCGTTGCGTTCGGCTGGCCTGCACGGCCTCAAGGAGTGCGCCTATATCGACCTGATCCGGTTCGACGGCCCGTTGTTCTTCGCCAACGCGAGCTTCCTGGAGGACCAGATCACCTCGCGCATGAGCGCCAAGAAGGATCTGAGGCATATCATCATCGCAGCATCGGGCATCGCCGACATGGACGCCTCGGGCGAGGAAACTCTATCTCTGCTCGTGGACCGCGTTCGCAGCGCGGGCATCGACATCTCGCTTTCGGGCGTCAATGAATCGGTCATGAAGGTTCTTGAACGCACCCACCTCATCGAAAAGATCGGCCGCGACCACGTCTATCCGACCATGGATCGCGCCGTGTGTTCCGTCCACGCCGAGGCCCATCGCGACAGTCGCGAGGAGAATTGTCCGCTGACCAATGTCTGCCGCCTGGCCTAG
- a CDS encoding TetR/AcrR family transcriptional regulator, giving the protein MKKRDLIIDNAAWLFAHKGFRDTSTAELAELAGVAEGTIFYHFGNKERLFLAVLENIKSRILAEFDTYFSDASFENGVEMALGAVSFYIYLAGRLESRFLLLHRTFPYELARSNPVCRETLEAIYNAVADIFEDAVARGIEDGSVDPEVNPRKTGLLLFTMADGLVRFKTNNLYDAGALYGELMASCRRMIEGRSGCASNESTES; this is encoded by the coding sequence ATGAAGAAACGCGATCTGATCATCGACAACGCAGCCTGGCTGTTCGCCCACAAGGGCTTTCGCGACACCTCCACGGCCGAACTTGCCGAATTGGCCGGGGTGGCCGAAGGCACGATCTTCTATCATTTCGGCAACAAAGAACGCTTATTCCTGGCCGTGCTCGAAAACATCAAGTCGCGAATCCTGGCTGAGTTCGACACCTATTTCAGTGACGCCAGCTTCGAAAACGGCGTGGAGATGGCACTCGGCGCGGTCAGCTTCTACATCTATCTCGCGGGCAGGCTCGAAAGCCGCTTTCTGCTCTTGCACCGCACCTTCCCCTACGAGCTCGCGCGCAGCAACCCCGTCTGCCGAGAGACCCTGGAGGCCATCTACAACGCCGTGGCCGACATCTTCGAAGACGCCGTGGCCCGGGGGATCGAGGATGGCTCCGTGGACCCTGAAGTGAATCCCCGCAAGACCGGGCTCCTCCTCTTTACCATGGCCGACGGCCTGGTGCGCTTCAAGACCAACAACCTGTACGACGCCGGAGCCCTCTACGGGGAACTCATGGCCTCGTGCAGGCGGATGATCGAGGGACGAAGCGGCTGCGCTTCGAATGAATCGACCGAATCATGA
- a CDS encoding response regulator: protein MSVISIFSAAYCSADQVVGEVVDHLGCRLLDDDSLCQDAARLAGVSADKIQRAFHAKTSVFNKFTHEKERAVAWLKLALAQAMQDDGLLISGFASLLAPRTVTHALRVCLVADTEYRLGEAAKSGVSEKEALRRLREADEDAAAWAEVACGFKDPWDSALYDVVLPMDKKPIAEAGSIIVRSAAREALAVTEASRAAAADFLLAARVEAVLVGEGHTVGVEARNGNITLSINKNVLMLGRLKEELARIAKSVPGVEDVETKVGKDFYQADIYRRADFTLPGKVLLVDDEREFVETLSERLLMRDMGSAVVYDGESALEMIEADEPEVMILDLKMPGIDGIEVLRRVKQTNPAIEVIILTGHGSEADREQCMELGAFAYLQKPVDIDKLSETLKAANEKIHAARKD, encoded by the coding sequence GTGTCCGTCATTTCCATCTTCTCCGCCGCATACTGCTCCGCGGACCAGGTCGTTGGCGAGGTCGTGGATCATCTCGGCTGCCGACTGCTCGACGATGACTCACTCTGCCAGGACGCGGCCCGGCTTGCCGGCGTGTCCGCCGACAAAATCCAGCGCGCCTTCCATGCCAAGACGTCGGTCTTCAACAAATTCACTCATGAGAAGGAACGCGCCGTGGCCTGGCTCAAGCTCGCCCTCGCCCAGGCCATGCAGGACGACGGCCTGTTGATCTCGGGTTTCGCCAGCCTACTCGCCCCGCGCACCGTGACCCATGCACTGCGCGTTTGCCTCGTGGCCGACACCGAGTACCGGCTGGGCGAGGCTGCCAAGTCGGGCGTCTCCGAAAAGGAGGCCTTGCGCCGACTGCGCGAGGCGGACGAGGACGCCGCCGCCTGGGCCGAAGTCGCGTGTGGCTTCAAGGATCCGTGGGACAGCGCCCTGTATGATGTGGTATTGCCCATGGACAAAAAGCCCATCGCGGAAGCCGGGTCGATCATCGTCCGCAGCGCGGCCAGGGAGGCCCTGGCCGTGACCGAGGCATCACGGGCGGCGGCAGCCGACTTCCTGCTCGCAGCGCGTGTCGAGGCCGTGCTCGTGGGCGAAGGGCATACGGTCGGCGTCGAGGCCCGAAACGGAAACATTACGCTGAGCATCAACAAAAACGTGCTCATGCTCGGTCGGCTGAAGGAGGAACTCGCCCGCATCGCCAAGAGCGTGCCCGGCGTGGAAGACGTGGAGACCAAGGTGGGCAAGGACTTCTATCAGGCAGACATCTATCGCCGCGCGGACTTCACGCTGCCCGGCAAGGTGCTGCTCGTGGACGACGAGCGGGAGTTCGTCGAAACCCTCTCCGAACGCCTGCTCATGCGCGACATGGGCTCGGCTGTGGTATACGATGGCGAGTCGGCCCTGGAGATGATCGAGGCCGACGAGCCGGAGGTCATGATCCTCGACCTGAAAATGCCCGGCATCGACGGCATCGAGGTGCTGCGCCGCGTCAAGCAGACCAACCCGGCCATCGAGGTCATCATCCTGACGGGGCACGGCTCGGAAGCCGACCGGGAGCAGTGCATGGAACTCGGCGCCTTCGCCTATCTGCAAAAGCCCGTGGACATCGACAAGCTCTCCGAAACCCTCAAGGCGGCCAACGAAAAGATCCACGCCGCCCGCAAGGACTAG
- a CDS encoding DUF362 domain-containing protein — MRRREFLKWQLSGALWLAAGAPFIDPRPALAATPDIAVATGEARAATHAAVKMLGGMKRFVAPGQRVLIKPNMSFATEADYGANTHPEVVAALAEMCRDAGASSILVMDNPLSQPEECMVRSGIREACRDIGRDIVQAPTASRFFREEDIPGALSMGANAFLREALEADVIIAAPTAKSHGSTGVSLGLKGMMGLISNRGVMHWRYDLDTAIVDLNTKLRAALTVVDGIYVLTTGGPYGPGKVVKADTVIASADIVAADAYAVEAFEWYGRSFEARQVKHLRLAHERGLGRMDVAALNVQRIAL; from the coding sequence ATGCGCCGCAGGGAATTTCTCAAATGGCAACTCTCCGGAGCGCTGTGGCTGGCCGCCGGAGCGCCGTTCATCGACCCGCGACCGGCCCTGGCCGCGACGCCGGACATCGCCGTGGCCACTGGAGAAGCCAGGGCCGCGACGCACGCGGCCGTCAAAATGCTCGGCGGCATGAAACGTTTCGTCGCGCCCGGCCAGCGGGTGCTCATCAAGCCCAACATGAGCTTCGCCACGGAAGCGGACTACGGCGCCAACACCCACCCCGAGGTGGTGGCGGCCCTGGCCGAGATGTGCCGCGACGCGGGCGCGTCGAGCATCCTGGTCATGGACAACCCCCTCTCGCAGCCCGAGGAGTGCATGGTGCGCTCGGGCATCCGCGAGGCCTGCCGCGACATCGGCCGCGACATCGTGCAAGCGCCCACGGCCAGCCGCTTCTTCCGCGAAGAGGACATTCCCGGCGCGCTCTCCATGGGCGCGAACGCCTTTTTGCGCGAGGCGCTTGAGGCCGACGTGATCATCGCCGCGCCCACGGCCAAATCGCACGGCTCCACAGGCGTGAGCCTGGGCCTCAAGGGCATGATGGGCCTCATCTCGAACCGGGGCGTGATGCACTGGCGCTACGATCTGGACACGGCCATCGTGGACCTGAACACCAAGCTGCGCGCGGCCTTGACCGTCGTGGACGGAATATACGTCCTGACCACGGGCGGCCCATATGGCCCCGGCAAGGTCGTCAAGGCCGACACGGTCATCGCCTCGGCCGACATCGTGGCCGCCGACGCTTACGCCGTGGAGGCCTTCGAGTGGTACGGCCGCAGCTTCGAGGCACGGCAGGTCAAGCATCTGCGGCTGGCGCACGAGCGGGGGCTTGGCCGCATGGACGTGGCCGCGCTGAACGTGCAACGGATCGCGCTCTGA
- a CDS encoding glycosyltransferase family protein — MTRPERLSITAENGRPMALQEGEGQFEALGAGDQLVVLGLGPDPALLAELLPAEGVFYVEHPDFEAAMPARWVASIPATWERIGPERAETALGKGCRVLIYRPNLRLFPSFWGRLWAKAQVASIAPGPATAEVWLPARETSLLAAELTDAFEQAGFSVRHLDPGHTATAIPRLLREATPALFLSVNFAGLDAWGETFRLLQAAGTPVAVWCVDNPLHLLSGLRAGFWRETLLCITDDSFTAPLMELGARAVAHLPLAAWPRFAATAQPGEHADLRDRLVFVGRSEFPDRAGFFSGIQLPPDARETALRMIARGQRPDYAWWLRVLDAGPLWPGRAAREPGLGAEESAQAMRAACLRACARSLPLTVYGDDGWDALVPELSDRRDPVDYYGPLAGIYAAAGAVLNVTSLLLPAGLTQRHFDVWAAGGFLLSDATPGLGVFPVELSRPISFAKPEEAVTLFGHFAAHPEERADLAGAWREHILAHHTYAHRVRTVLDLLGISAP; from the coding sequence ATGACACGCCCCGAACGCCTGAGCATCACCGCCGAAAACGGCAGGCCCATGGCCCTGCAGGAAGGCGAGGGACAGTTCGAGGCCCTGGGCGCTGGCGACCAGCTCGTGGTTTTGGGCCTTGGCCCGGACCCGGCCCTGCTGGCCGAGCTTTTGCCCGCCGAGGGGGTGTTCTACGTGGAGCACCCGGACTTCGAGGCCGCCATGCCCGCGCGCTGGGTCGCCTCCATCCCCGCCACCTGGGAACGCATCGGGCCGGAGCGCGCCGAAACGGCCCTTGGCAAGGGCTGCCGCGTCCTCATCTACAGGCCGAACCTGCGTCTCTTCCCATCGTTTTGGGGCAGGCTCTGGGCCAAGGCGCAAGTGGCTTCCATAGCTCCAGGCCCGGCCACGGCCGAGGTCTGGCTGCCCGCGCGAGAAACCTCGCTGCTTGCGGCCGAACTCACGGACGCCTTCGAGCAGGCCGGATTTTCCGTGCGCCACCTGGACCCAGGGCACACGGCCACGGCCATCCCGCGCCTGCTGCGCGAGGCCACTCCCGCCCTGTTCCTGAGCGTCAACTTCGCCGGACTGGACGCCTGGGGCGAGACCTTCCGGCTTTTGCAGGCCGCCGGGACGCCCGTGGCAGTGTGGTGCGTGGACAATCCCCTGCACCTGCTCTCGGGGCTCAGGGCGGGTTTTTGGCGCGAGACGCTTTTGTGCATCACGGACGACTCCTTCACCGCGCCGCTCATGGAGCTTGGCGCGCGCGCCGTGGCCCATTTGCCGCTTGCGGCCTGGCCGCGCTTCGCCGCCACGGCGCAGCCCGGCGAGCATGCGGACCTGCGCGACCGCCTAGTCTTCGTGGGCCGTTCCGAATTCCCCGACCGCGCGGGCTTTTTCTCCGGGATACAGTTGCCGCCCGACGCCCGCGAGACCGCCCTGCGCATGATCGCCCGCGGTCAGCGGCCGGACTACGCCTGGTGGCTCAGGGTGCTGGACGCGGGCCCCTTGTGGCCCGGCCGCGCGGCCCGCGAACCGGGCCTGGGCGCGGAGGAAAGCGCGCAGGCGATGCGCGCGGCCTGTCTTCGCGCCTGCGCGCGCAGCCTGCCCCTCACGGTTTACGGCGACGACGGCTGGGACGCGCTCGTGCCCGAACTTTCCGACCGCCGCGACCCCGTGGACTACTACGGCCCCCTGGCGGGAATCTACGCCGCCGCCGGGGCCGTCCTGAACGTCACGAGCCTGCTTCTGCCCGCCGGGCTCACGCAGCGCCATTTCGACGTCTGGGCCGCGGGCGGTTTTTTGCTCAGCGACGCCACGCCGGGCCTTGGCGTCTTTCCGGTGGAGCTTTCCCGGCCCATATCCTTCGCCAAGCCCGAGGAAGCCGTCACCTTGTTCGGCCACTTCGCCGCCCACCCGGAGGAGCGCGCCGACCTCGCCGGGGCCTGGCGCGAGCACATCCTGGCTCACCACACCTATGCGCACCGGGTCCGCACGGTGCTCGACCTCCTGGGCATCTCCGCTCCTTGA